From a single Sinomonas atrocyanea genomic region:
- the hpaE gene encoding 5-carboxymethyl-2-hydroxymuconate semialdehyde dehydrogenase has product MTSHSVPENLPERIQHYIDGEFVDSVDGDTFDVLEPVTNEVYVKAAAGKKADIERAVAAAKRAFEEGPWPKMLPRERSRVLHRIADIVESRDARLAELESFDSGLPITQALGQARRAAENFRFFADLIVAQADDTFKVPGRQINYVNRKPIGVAGLITPWNTPFMLESWKLGPALATGNTVVLKPAEFTPLSASLWAGIFEEAGLPKGVFNLVNGLGEDAGDALVKHPDVPLISFTGESRTGQIIFANAAPYLKGLSMELGGKSPAVVFADADLDAAVDATIFGVFSLNGERCTAGSRILVQRGIYDEFVERYAAQAKRVKVGYPHDPSTEVGSLVHPEHFAKVMGYVELGKEEGRLVAGGGQPEGFEFGNFVAPTVFADVKPDARIFQEEIFGPVVAITPFDTDEEALELANNTKYGLAAYVWTNDLKRAHNFAQSVEAGMVWLNSNNVRDLRTPFGGVKASGLGHEGGYRSIDFYTDQQAVHITLGKVHNPTFGKQEAPAEEHAATDLDDPDPR; this is encoded by the coding sequence ATGACCAGCCATTCCGTTCCGGAGAACCTGCCCGAGCGCATCCAGCACTACATCGACGGCGAGTTCGTCGACTCGGTCGACGGCGACACGTTCGACGTGCTCGAGCCCGTCACCAACGAGGTCTACGTCAAGGCCGCCGCCGGCAAGAAGGCGGACATCGAGCGCGCCGTGGCTGCGGCGAAGCGCGCGTTCGAGGAGGGCCCCTGGCCCAAGATGCTCCCCCGCGAGCGCTCGCGGGTCCTGCACCGCATCGCCGACATCGTCGAGTCCCGTGACGCCCGCCTGGCCGAGCTCGAGTCCTTCGACTCGGGCCTGCCCATCACCCAGGCCCTCGGCCAGGCACGCCGCGCGGCGGAGAACTTCCGCTTCTTCGCGGACCTGATCGTTGCCCAGGCCGATGACACGTTCAAGGTCCCCGGCCGCCAGATCAACTACGTCAACCGCAAGCCGATCGGCGTCGCGGGCCTCATCACCCCGTGGAACACGCCGTTCATGCTCGAGTCCTGGAAGCTCGGGCCGGCCCTGGCCACGGGCAACACGGTGGTGCTCAAGCCTGCCGAGTTCACCCCGCTCTCGGCCTCCCTGTGGGCCGGGATCTTCGAGGAGGCGGGCCTGCCGAAGGGCGTGTTCAACCTCGTCAACGGCCTCGGCGAGGACGCGGGCGACGCGCTCGTGAAGCACCCGGACGTGCCGCTCATCTCCTTCACGGGCGAGAGCCGCACGGGACAGATCATCTTCGCCAACGCCGCCCCGTACCTCAAGGGCCTCTCCATGGAGCTCGGCGGCAAGAGCCCGGCGGTCGTCTTCGCCGACGCCGACCTCGACGCGGCGGTGGACGCCACGATCTTCGGCGTCTTCTCCCTCAACGGCGAGCGCTGCACCGCCGGCTCGCGGATCCTCGTCCAGCGCGGCATCTACGACGAGTTCGTGGAGCGCTACGCCGCCCAGGCCAAGCGCGTCAAGGTCGGCTACCCGCACGACCCTTCCACCGAGGTCGGCTCCCTCGTGCACCCGGAGCACTTCGCGAAGGTCATGGGCTACGTGGAGCTCGGCAAGGAGGAGGGCCGCCTCGTCGCCGGCGGCGGCCAGCCCGAGGGCTTCGAGTTCGGCAACTTCGTGGCCCCCACGGTGTTCGCCGACGTCAAGCCGGACGCCCGGATCTTCCAGGAGGAGATCTTCGGCCCGGTCGTCGCCATCACGCCGTTCGACACCGACGAGGAGGCCCTCGAGCTCGCCAACAACACCAAGTACGGTCTGGCCGCCTACGTGTGGACCAACGACCTCAAGCGGGCGCACAACTTCGCGCAGTCCGTCGAGGCCGGCATGGTGTGGCTCAACTCCAACAATGTGCGCGACCTGCGCACCCCATTCGGCGGTGTCAAGGCCTCCGGCCTCGGGCACGAGGGCGGCTACCGCTCGATCGACTTCTACACCGACCAGCAGGCGGTCCACATCACCCTCGGCAAGGTGCACAACCCGACCTTCGGCAAGCAGGAGGCGCCCGCGGAGGAGCACGCCGCCACCGATCTCGACGACCCGGATCCCCGCTGA
- the hpaD gene encoding 3,4-dihydroxyphenylacetate 2,3-dioxygenase: MTHRDDMTLTSSGFYVSQEAPISCANPVPTPSVPAPDILRCAYMELVVTDLERSRNFYVDVLGLTVTEEDENAVYLRSLEEFIHHNLVLRKGPVAAVAAFSYRVRTPEDLDKAVAFYTELGCRVERRAEGFTKGIGDSVRVEDPLGFPYEFFHDVEHVERLAWRYDLHTPGSLVRLDHFNQVTPDVPRATKFMQDLGFRVTEDIQDEEGTVYAAWMRRKPTVHDTAMTGGNGPRMHHVAFATHEKHNILAICDKLGALRMSDHIERGPGRHGVSNAFYLYILDPDGHRVEIYTQDYYTGDPDNPVVTWDVHDNQRRDWWGNPVVPSWYTDASLVLDLDGNPQPVIERTDSSEMEVTIGADGFSYTRANDESGSYHGQASKGFKIGNQL; the protein is encoded by the coding sequence ATGACCCACCGCGACGACATGACCCTGACCTCCTCGGGCTTCTACGTCTCCCAGGAGGCCCCGATCTCCTGCGCCAACCCGGTCCCGACCCCGTCGGTGCCCGCCCCGGACATCCTGCGCTGCGCGTACATGGAGCTCGTGGTCACCGACCTGGAGCGCTCGCGCAACTTCTACGTCGACGTCCTCGGGCTCACGGTCACCGAGGAGGACGAGAACGCCGTCTACCTCCGCTCGCTCGAGGAGTTCATCCACCACAACCTCGTGCTGCGCAAGGGCCCCGTCGCGGCCGTGGCAGCCTTCTCCTACCGCGTCCGCACCCCGGAGGACCTCGACAAGGCGGTCGCCTTCTACACCGAGCTCGGCTGCCGGGTGGAGCGCCGCGCGGAGGGCTTCACCAAGGGCATCGGCGACTCGGTGCGCGTGGAGGACCCGCTCGGGTTCCCGTACGAGTTCTTCCACGACGTCGAGCATGTCGAGCGCCTCGCGTGGCGCTACGACCTGCACACGCCGGGCTCGCTCGTCCGCCTCGACCACTTCAACCAGGTCACCCCGGACGTCCCGCGCGCCACCAAGTTCATGCAGGACCTCGGCTTCCGCGTCACGGAGGACATCCAGGACGAGGAGGGCACGGTGTACGCCGCGTGGATGCGCCGCAAGCCCACCGTCCACGACACCGCGATGACCGGCGGCAACGGCCCCCGCATGCACCACGTCGCGTTCGCGACGCACGAGAAGCACAACATCTTGGCCATCTGCGACAAGCTCGGGGCCCTCCGCATGTCGGACCACATCGAGCGCGGCCCGGGGCGCCACGGCGTCTCGAACGCGTTCTACCTCTACATCCTCGATCCGGACGGCCACCGCGTGGAGATCTACACGCAGGACTACTACACCGGCGACCCGGACAACCCCGTGGTCACGTGGGACGTCCACGACAACCAGCGCCGCGACTGGTGGGGCAACCCGGTCGTGCCGAGCTGGTACACCGACGCCTCGCTCGTGCTCGACCTCGACGGCAACCCGCAGCCGGTCATCGAGCGTACCGACTCCTCCGAGATGGAGGTGACCATCGGCGCCGACGGGTTCTCCTACACCCGCGCCAACGACGAGTCCGGCTCGTACCACGGCCAGGCCTCGAAGGGCTTCAAGATCGGCAACCAGCTCTAA
- the hpaH gene encoding 2-oxo-hept-4-ene-1,7-dioate hydratase, with protein sequence MLNEETIAAIADELVEAGRTRTPVPLLHTRYEGMDVEDSYAVQKLWASRLEAEGRRVAGRKIGLTSKAMQAATGITEPDYGVIFDDQVLENGAVVEWNRYTHPRIEVELAFRLGRDLKGPGVTLFDVLDATDYVVPALEILDSRIEMEGRTIVDTISDNAALGAMVVGGRPVRPHDVDLRWVSSLLYRNQEIVETGVAAGVLNHPANGVAWLADKLAHHGQDLRAGDIILAGSFTRPMWVYEGDTVYADYGPLGTVTCRFV encoded by the coding sequence ATGCTGAACGAAGAGACCATTGCGGCAATCGCCGACGAGCTCGTGGAGGCGGGGCGCACGCGCACGCCGGTGCCCCTCCTCCACACCCGCTACGAGGGCATGGACGTCGAGGACTCGTACGCCGTGCAGAAGCTGTGGGCCAGCCGCCTCGAGGCGGAGGGACGGAGGGTGGCCGGCCGCAAGATCGGCCTGACGTCCAAGGCCATGCAGGCGGCCACGGGCATCACCGAGCCGGACTACGGCGTCATCTTCGACGACCAGGTCCTCGAGAACGGCGCGGTGGTGGAGTGGAACCGTTACACCCACCCGCGCATCGAGGTCGAGCTGGCCTTCCGCCTGGGCCGGGACCTCAAGGGCCCGGGGGTGACCCTGTTCGACGTCCTCGACGCGACGGACTACGTGGTCCCCGCCCTCGAGATCCTCGATTCGCGGATCGAGATGGAGGGCCGCACCATCGTCGACACCATCTCGGACAACGCGGCGCTGGGCGCGATGGTGGTCGGCGGCCGCCCGGTGCGGCCCCACGACGTGGACCTGCGCTGGGTGTCCTCCCTGCTCTACCGCAACCAGGAGATCGTGGAGACGGGCGTCGCGGCCGGCGTCCTGAACCACCCGGCCAACGGCGTCGCGTGGCTCGCGGACAAGCTCGCCCACCACGGGCAGGACCTGCGCGCGGGAGACATCATCCTCGCGGGCTCGTTCACCCGCCCCATGTGGGTCTACGAGGGCGACACGGTCTACGCGGACTACGGGCCCCTGGGGACGGTGACATGCCGTTTCGTCTAG
- a CDS encoding HpcH/HpaI aldolase family protein, whose amino-acid sequence MPFRLEPERTFRHALAQAETAGSGAQIGLWVCSGSPLVAEIMAGSGAQWLLIDTEHSPNSLESVLAQLHAVHGYDVLPMVRLPWNDVVLIKQYLDLGAQNLLIPMVNDADQARAAVAAVRYPPHGVRGVGSALARAARWNRIPDYLARADETISLTVQIETGEAVANVEEILAVDGVDGIFIGPSDLAASMGLLGQQEHPDVRAAVEHCLDAARQAGKPAGVNAFVEATARHYIDRGARFVLVGADVAILARSSEELAARFAPRAGEQTDDGGRPASY is encoded by the coding sequence ATGCCGTTTCGTCTAGAGCCCGAGAGGACGTTCCGGCATGCCCTGGCCCAGGCCGAGACGGCCGGCAGCGGCGCCCAGATCGGCCTGTGGGTCTGCTCCGGCAGCCCCCTGGTCGCCGAGATCATGGCCGGCTCCGGCGCCCAGTGGCTGCTGATCGACACCGAGCACAGCCCCAACTCGCTCGAGTCCGTCCTCGCCCAGCTGCACGCGGTCCACGGCTACGACGTGCTGCCCATGGTGCGCCTGCCGTGGAACGACGTGGTGCTCATCAAGCAGTACCTCGACCTCGGCGCCCAGAACCTGCTGATCCCGATGGTCAACGACGCCGACCAGGCCAGGGCCGCCGTGGCCGCGGTGCGCTATCCGCCGCACGGCGTCCGGGGCGTCGGCTCGGCCCTCGCCCGCGCGGCCCGGTGGAACCGCATCCCGGACTATCTGGCCCGCGCGGACGAGACCATCTCGCTCACGGTGCAGATCGAGACGGGCGAGGCCGTGGCGAACGTCGAGGAGATCCTGGCGGTGGACGGCGTCGACGGGATCTTCATCGGCCCCTCCGACCTGGCCGCGTCGATGGGACTGCTCGGCCAGCAGGAGCACCCCGACGTGCGCGCCGCGGTCGAGCACTGCCTCGACGCCGCCCGGCAGGCAGGCAAGCCGGCCGGCGTCAACGCATTCGTGGAGGCGACGGCGCGGCACTACATCGACCGCGGTGCGCGGTTCGTGCTCGTGGGCGCCGATGTGGCAATCCTGGCCCGCTCGAGCGAGGAACTCGCCGCGCGCTTCGCGCCCCGGGCCGGGGAGCAGACGGACGACGGCGGGCGGCCGGCGAGCTACTGA